A region of Streptomyces sp. NBC_01788 DNA encodes the following proteins:
- a CDS encoding sec-independent translocase — protein sequence MFNDIGPLELLTIIIVAVLVFGPEKLPKVIQDVTRTIRKIREFSESAKQDIRSELGPEFKDFEFEDLNPKTFIRKQLESDELGLKEIRNGFDLKKEMAEITDAVNGNEHDSAASSGSSSGSAGSPGPSGGRIDMTKKPEGIGQDERPPFDADAT from the coding sequence GTGTTCAATGACATAGGACCGCTCGAGCTGCTGACGATCATCATCGTGGCCGTGCTCGTGTTCGGCCCCGAAAAGCTCCCGAAGGTCATCCAGGACGTCACGCGCACGATCCGGAAGATCCGCGAGTTCTCGGAGAGCGCCAAGCAGGACATCCGCAGCGAACTCGGCCCGGAGTTCAAGGACTTCGAGTTCGAGGACCTCAACCCCAAGACGTTCATCCGCAAGCAGCTGGAAAGCGACGAGCTGGGGCTGAAGGAGATCCGCAACGGCTTCGACCTGAAGAAGGAGATGGCCGAGATCACGGACGCGGTCAACGGCAACGAGCACGACTCCGCCGCGTCCTCCGGGTCCTCCTCGGGCTCCGCGGGTTCCCCGGGTCCGTCCGGCGGCCGGATCGACATGACCAAGAAGCCCGAGGGCATCGGCCAGGACGAGCGTCCGCCCTTCGACGCGGACGCCACCTGA
- a CDS encoding Mrp/NBP35 family ATP-binding protein, which translates to MATEDAVRAALATVDDPEIHRPITELGMVKSVEIGADGAVAVTVYLTVSGCPMRETITQRVTDAVSRVEGVTRVDVTLDVMSDEQRRELATALRGGQAEREVPFAKPGSLTRVYAVASGKGGVGKSSVTVNLAAAMAADGLKVGVVDADIYGHSVPRMLGVDGRPTQVENMIMPPSANGVKVISIGMFTPGNAPVVWRGPMLHRALQQFLADVYWGDLDVLLLDLPPGTGDIAISVAQLVPNAEILVVTTPQQAAAEVAERAGSIAVQTHQKIVGVVENMSGLPCPHCDEMVDVFGTGGGRVVAEGLTRTTGATVPVLGSIPIDVRLREGGDEGKPVVITDPDSPAGSALRDIADKLAGRQRGLAGLSLGITPKNKF; encoded by the coding sequence ATGGCTACGGAAGACGCGGTGCGCGCAGCTCTGGCGACGGTTGACGATCCCGAGATCCACCGGCCCATCACCGAGCTCGGCATGGTCAAATCGGTGGAGATCGGCGCGGACGGAGCGGTCGCGGTCACCGTCTACCTGACGGTTTCCGGCTGCCCGATGCGCGAGACGATCACCCAGCGGGTGACCGACGCCGTCTCTCGCGTCGAGGGGGTCACCCGGGTCGACGTCACGCTCGACGTGATGAGCGACGAGCAGCGCCGGGAGCTGGCGACCGCGCTGCGCGGCGGCCAGGCCGAGCGCGAGGTCCCCTTCGCCAAGCCCGGCAGCCTCACCCGCGTCTACGCCGTCGCCTCCGGCAAGGGCGGCGTCGGCAAGTCCTCGGTGACGGTGAACCTGGCTGCGGCGATGGCCGCCGACGGCCTGAAGGTGGGCGTGGTCGACGCCGACATCTACGGCCACAGCGTGCCGCGGATGCTGGGCGTGGACGGCCGCCCGACCCAGGTCGAGAACATGATCATGCCGCCGTCGGCGAACGGCGTGAAGGTCATCTCCATCGGCATGTTCACCCCGGGCAACGCGCCGGTCGTCTGGCGCGGCCCGATGCTGCACCGCGCGCTGCAGCAGTTCCTGGCGGACGTGTACTGGGGCGACCTGGACGTCCTCCTGCTGGATCTGCCGCCCGGCACCGGCGACATCGCGATCTCCGTGGCCCAGCTGGTGCCCAACGCCGAGATCCTGGTGGTGACGACGCCTCAGCAGGCGGCGGCCGAGGTGGCCGAGCGGGCGGGCTCCATCGCCGTCCAGACCCACCAGAAGATCGTCGGCGTGGTCGAGAACATGTCCGGCCTGCCCTGCCCGCACTGCGACGAGATGGTCGACGTCTTCGGCACGGGCGGCGGCCGGGTGGTCGCCGAGGGCCTGACCCGCACCACGGGCGCCACGGTCCCGGTGCTCGGCTCCATCCCGATCGACGTCCGCCTGCGCGAGGGCGGCGACGAGGGCAAGCCGGTCGTCATCACCGACCCGGACTCCCCCGCGGGATCGGCCCTGCGGGACATCGCCGACAAGCTCGCCGGCCGGCAGCGGGGCCTCGCGGGGCTGTCGCTGGGAATCACCCCGAAGAACAAGTTCTAG
- a CDS encoding DUF1003 domain-containing protein yields MAAERESTRERLPVGATAAGRPRSGRLDQPRPPRRRLLPEWDPDAFGRLSERIARFLGTGRFIVWMTVMIVVWVLWNVAAPRHLRFDEYPFIFLTLALSLQASYAAPLILLAQNRQDDRDRVNLEQDRKQDERSIADTEYLTREIAALRMGLGEVATRDWMRSELQGLVKELEERTVDGHRRHGVFPADHPRAGDMDDR; encoded by the coding sequence ATGGCGGCTGAGCGAGAGAGCACCCGCGAGCGGCTCCCGGTGGGGGCCACCGCCGCCGGACGGCCGCGGTCCGGCCGGCTGGACCAGCCACGTCCGCCCCGGCGCCGGCTGCTGCCGGAGTGGGACCCGGACGCCTTCGGGCGGCTGTCCGAGCGCATCGCGCGATTCCTGGGCACCGGGCGGTTCATCGTCTGGATGACGGTGATGATCGTCGTGTGGGTGCTGTGGAACGTGGCCGCGCCCCGGCATCTGCGGTTCGACGAGTACCCGTTCATCTTCCTGACCCTGGCCCTGTCCCTCCAGGCCTCCTACGCCGCCCCGCTGATCCTGCTGGCACAGAACCGGCAGGACGACCGGGACCGGGTCAACCTCGAACAGGACCGCAAGCAGGACGAGCGGTCGATCGCCGACACCGAGTACCTGACCCGTGAGATCGCCGCGCTGCGCATGGGCCTGGGCGAGGTGGCCACCCGCGACTGGATGCGCTCGGAGCTCCAGGGCCTGGTGAAGGAACTGGAGGAACGCACCGTCGACGGGCACCGCCGGCACGGGGTATTCCCGGCGGATCACCCGCGCGCGGGTGACATGGACGACCGCTGA
- a CDS encoding magnesium transporter MgtE N-terminal domain-containing protein, whose protein sequence is MAAGAPRIFVSHLSGVAVFDPAGDQVGRVRDLVVMLRVGRRPPRLLGLVVELATRRRIFLPMTRVTGIESGQVITTGVLNVRRFEQRPTERLVFGELLDRRVTLVETGEEVTVLDMSVQQLPARRDWEVDRVFVRKGKKGGAFRRNRGEALTVEWSAVTGFSLEEQGQGAESLLATFEQLRPADLANVLHHLSAKRRAEVAAALDDDRLADVLEELPEDDQIEILGKLKGERAADVLEAMDPDDAADLLAELPAEEQERLLGLMEPADAADMRRLMSYEEHTAGGLMTTEPIILRPDATVADALARVRNRDLSPALAAQVYVCRPPDDTPTGKYLGTVHFQRLLRDPPYTLVGSILDDDLQPLPPDATLPVVAGFFATYDMVAAPVVDEAGALLGAVTVDDVLDHMLPDDWRETEYDLEEGAATHGG, encoded by the coding sequence ATGGCAGCGGGCGCCCCCCGGATCTTCGTCTCGCACCTCTCCGGAGTCGCCGTCTTCGACCCGGCGGGCGACCAGGTGGGACGCGTACGCGATCTGGTCGTCATGCTGCGCGTCGGGCGCCGGCCGCCCCGTCTGCTCGGGCTGGTCGTCGAACTCGCCACCCGGCGGCGCATCTTCCTGCCCATGACCCGGGTGACCGGCATCGAGTCCGGCCAGGTCATCACCACGGGCGTGCTCAACGTCCGTCGCTTCGAGCAGCGGCCCACCGAACGCCTCGTCTTCGGCGAGCTGCTGGACCGGCGGGTGACGCTCGTGGAGACCGGCGAGGAGGTCACGGTCCTGGACATGTCGGTGCAGCAGCTCCCCGCGCGCCGGGACTGGGAGGTCGACCGCGTCTTCGTCCGCAAGGGCAAAAAGGGCGGCGCGTTCCGGCGCAACCGGGGAGAGGCCCTGACCGTGGAGTGGTCCGCGGTCACCGGCTTCTCGCTGGAGGAGCAGGGACAGGGCGCGGAGAGCCTGCTCGCCACCTTCGAGCAGTTGCGCCCCGCCGACCTGGCCAACGTGCTGCACCACCTGTCCGCCAAGCGGCGCGCCGAGGTCGCCGCCGCGTTGGACGACGACCGGCTCGCCGACGTCCTCGAGGAGCTCCCGGAGGACGACCAGATCGAGATCCTCGGCAAGCTGAAGGGCGAGCGCGCGGCCGACGTGCTGGAGGCGATGGACCCGGACGACGCCGCCGACCTGCTCGCCGAGCTGCCGGCGGAGGAGCAGGAGCGGCTGCTGGGACTGATGGAGCCCGCCGACGCGGCCGACATGCGCCGGCTGATGTCGTACGAGGAGCACACCGCGGGCGGTCTGATGACGACCGAGCCGATCATCCTGCGCCCGGACGCGACCGTCGCCGACGCCCTGGCCCGGGTCCGCAACCGCGACCTGTCCCCCGCGCTGGCCGCCCAGGTCTACGTCTGCCGCCCGCCCGACGACACCCCGACCGGGAAGTACCTGGGCACGGTGCACTTCCAGCGGTTGCTGCGCGACCCGCCCTACACCCTCGTCGGCTCGATCCTCGACGACGATCTGCAGCCCCTCCCGCCCGACGCCACGCTGCCGGTCGTCGCCGGGTTCTTCGCGACCTACGACATGGTGGCGGCGCCCGTCGTCGACGAGGCCGGAGCGCTGCTCGGCGCGGTCACCGTGGACGACGTCCTGGACCACATGCTGCCGGACGACTGGCGGGAGACGGAGTACGACCTGGAGGAGGGGGCGGCGACGCATGGCGGCTGA
- a CDS encoding magnesium and cobalt transport protein CorA, whose protein sequence is MSMIRDLRSVVRTSRPATRRDDGAYDTTRDPAAPSAIVDCAVYRDGSRVPTDRPLTPPEAMRQVRRDGGFVWIGLHEPNEAEFAGIAAEFGLHPLAVEDAVTAHQRPKLERYDDTLFTVFKTIHYVDHDELTPNSEIVETGEVMCFTGRDFFITVRHGGQGSLRALRHRLQDDPELLAKGPSAVLHAIADHVVDGYMAVADALQEDVDEVETEVFSPGRGGTPRGTDAGRIYQLKREVLAFKRAVSPLLRPMQLLSERPMRLIDPDIQKYFRDVADHVARVQEQVVGFDELLNSILQANLAQASVAQNEDMRKITAWAAIIAVPTMVCGVYGMNFKYMPELHLKYGYPLILGLTAVICVGIHRTLKRNGWL, encoded by the coding sequence ATGTCGATGATCCGCGACCTGCGTTCCGTGGTCCGCACCTCCCGCCCGGCCACGCGCCGGGACGACGGGGCGTACGACACCACGCGCGACCCGGCGGCCCCCTCGGCCATCGTGGACTGCGCCGTCTACCGCGACGGCTCCCGGGTTCCGACCGACCGGCCGCTCACCCCTCCGGAGGCGATGCGCCAGGTGCGACGCGACGGGGGCTTCGTGTGGATCGGCCTGCACGAGCCGAACGAAGCCGAATTCGCCGGTATCGCCGCGGAGTTCGGGCTGCACCCGCTGGCCGTGGAGGACGCGGTCACGGCCCACCAGCGGCCCAAGCTGGAGCGCTACGACGACACGCTCTTCACGGTCTTCAAGACCATCCACTACGTCGACCACGACGAGCTCACGCCCAACAGCGAGATCGTGGAGACCGGCGAGGTGATGTGCTTCACCGGCCGGGACTTCTTCATCACCGTCCGGCACGGCGGCCAGGGCTCGCTGCGCGCGCTGCGGCACCGCCTGCAGGACGACCCCGAGCTGCTGGCCAAGGGCCCCTCCGCCGTGCTGCACGCCATCGCGGACCACGTCGTCGACGGGTACATGGCGGTCGCGGACGCGTTGCAGGAGGACGTCGACGAGGTCGAGACGGAGGTGTTCTCGCCGGGCCGTGGCGGCACCCCGCGCGGCACCGACGCCGGACGGATCTACCAACTCAAGCGCGAGGTACTGGCGTTCAAGCGGGCGGTGTCGCCGCTGCTGCGGCCCATGCAGCTGCTGAGTGAGCGTCCGATGCGGCTGATCGACCCGGACATCCAGAAGTACTTCCGGGACGTGGCCGACCACGTGGCCCGCGTACAGGAGCAGGTCGTCGGCTTCGACGAGCTGCTCAACTCCATCCTCCAGGCCAACCTGGCGCAGGCGTCCGTCGCGCAGAACGAGGACATGCGGAAGATCACGGCCTGGGCCGCGATCATCGCCGTGCCGACGATGGTCTGCGGTGTGTACGGCATGAACTTCAAGTACATGCCCGAGCTGCACCTGAAGTACGGCTACCCGCTGATCCTGGGCCTCACGGCCGTGATCTGCGTGGGCATCCACCGCACGCTCAAGCGCAACGGCTGGCTGTGA
- a CDS encoding suppressor of fused domain protein, with protein MADVLPLVEARLRSALGEPDARAAVTFLGTDRIEVLRFHEGDIVRYATLGMSGRPMTDPTALVADPVEGPRAELVLSVRAGLADTDKVLRPLAVLGASPQVEGVVVAPGASLDVGEPLWPGAPFTSVLVAEPGGLVEDLELDEPRDPVRFLPLLPMTPNEAAWKRVHGAQALRERWLSRGTDLRDPARGSVPLE; from the coding sequence ATGGCTGATGTTCTTCCTCTGGTCGAGGCCCGGTTGCGTTCCGCGCTCGGCGAACCGGACGCCCGCGCCGCGGTCACCTTCCTCGGCACGGACCGGATCGAGGTACTGCGCTTCCACGAGGGGGACATCGTCCGGTACGCCACCCTCGGCATGTCCGGCCGGCCCATGACCGACCCCACCGCGCTGGTCGCGGATCCGGTCGAGGGGCCGCGCGCCGAGCTGGTCCTCTCCGTCCGCGCCGGCCTCGCCGACACCGACAAGGTGCTCCGCCCGCTCGCCGTACTGGGGGCGTCTCCGCAGGTCGAGGGCGTGGTCGTGGCGCCGGGCGCCTCGCTCGACGTGGGCGAGCCGCTGTGGCCCGGCGCGCCCTTCACCTCGGTCCTGGTGGCCGAGCCGGGCGGCCTGGTGGAGGACCTGGAACTCGACGAGCCGCGGGACCCCGTACGGTTCCTGCCGCTGCTGCCGATGACCCCGAACGAGGCCGCCTGGAAGCGGGTGCACGGCGCGCAGGCCCTGCGGGAGCGCTGGCTGAGCCGCGGGACGGACCTGCGGGACCCGGCCCGCGGTTCCGTCCCGCTGGAGTGA
- a CDS encoding MFS transporter, translating to MHSSTGGPAEGDDPFDAGAGSILRQPRAVWATAGASVVAFMGIGLVDPILPSIAKGLNATASQVSLLFTSYFLITAVAMLVTGFVSSRIGGRKTLLLGLALVVVFAGLAGTSGSVAQLVGFRAGWGLGNALFVSTALAVIVGAANPIGAARSASDKGGGGRRAGSAAAILLYESALGLGMACGPLVGALLGNASWRYPFFGTASLMAVGFLCITAFLKEQPRPARKTSLLDPVRALGHGGLASAAVSAFFYNYTFFTVLAFTPFVLNMTPYKSGAVFFAWGVLLALFSVVVAPRMQARFGSLKVLGGSLVLLAADVVVLGYGDHTTAVVCTILSGAFIGVNNTVYTELALGVSDAPRPVASAGYNFVRWFAAAAAPFLAPKIAEWTDLRVPFAVAGATAVLGALVVAVRRRALTSDAEELQPRHATEDSVTVFAN from the coding sequence ATGCACAGCAGCACAGGGGGTCCCGCGGAGGGCGACGACCCGTTCGACGCGGGCGCGGGAAGCATCCTGCGGCAGCCCAGGGCGGTCTGGGCGACGGCCGGCGCGTCCGTCGTCGCCTTCATGGGCATCGGGCTCGTCGACCCGATCCTGCCCTCCATCGCCAAGGGCCTGAACGCCACCGCGAGCCAGGTCTCCCTGCTCTTCACCTCGTACTTCCTGATCACCGCCGTCGCGATGCTGGTGACCGGCTTCGTCTCCAGCCGTATCGGCGGCCGCAAGACCCTGCTGCTCGGCCTCGCCCTCGTGGTGGTCTTCGCCGGACTCGCCGGCACCTCGGGTTCCGTCGCCCAGCTCGTCGGCTTCCGGGCCGGCTGGGGCCTCGGCAACGCGCTCTTCGTCTCTACCGCCCTCGCGGTGATCGTCGGCGCGGCGAATCCCATAGGGGCCGCGCGCAGCGCGTCGGACAAGGGTGGTGGTGGGCGACGGGCGGGAAGCGCGGCGGCGATCCTGCTCTACGAGTCGGCGCTCGGCCTCGGTATGGCCTGCGGCCCGCTGGTCGGCGCGCTGCTCGGCAACGCGAGCTGGCGCTATCCGTTCTTCGGCACCGCGTCCCTGATGGCCGTCGGCTTCCTGTGCATCACGGCCTTCCTGAAGGAGCAGCCGAGGCCCGCCCGCAAGACCTCCCTGCTGGACCCGGTCAGGGCGCTCGGCCACGGCGGTCTCGCCTCGGCGGCGGTCTCGGCGTTCTTCTACAACTACACGTTCTTCACGGTGCTGGCCTTCACGCCGTTCGTGCTGAACATGACCCCGTACAAGTCGGGTGCGGTGTTCTTCGCCTGGGGTGTTCTGCTCGCGCTGTTCTCGGTGGTGGTGGCGCCGCGCATGCAGGCGCGGTTCGGCTCGCTGAAGGTGCTCGGCGGCTCGCTGGTGCTGCTGGCCGCCGACGTCGTCGTGCTCGGCTACGGCGACCACACCACCGCCGTCGTCTGCACCATCCTGTCGGGCGCGTTCATCGGCGTGAACAACACCGTCTACACCGAGCTGGCCCTCGGGGTGTCGGACGCCCCCCGTCCGGTGGCGAGCGCGGGCTACAACTTCGTGCGCTGGTTCGCCGCGGCCGCCGCACCCTTCCTCGCGCCGAAGATCGCGGAGTGGACCGACCTCCGCGTGCCGTTCGCGGTCGCGGGGGCGACCGCGGTGCTGGGCGCGCTGGTGGTCGCCGTCCGGCGCCGGGCCCTCACCTCCGACGCGGAGGAGCTGCAGCCGCGGCACGCCACCGAGGACAGCGTCACGGTCTTCGCCAACTGA
- a CDS encoding DUF6758 family protein produces MRGEPSCPKCGGRVRAPGLFSDSWQCDVHGTVYPLQPVIPPSVEALGVVVQRTQVPVWMPWPLPVGWLFTGVTYAGDERSGGRATAVACSGPGPLGGMGELILVAEELGVGLGARYAGIDGPDPGTYLDVEKPPDAKLLAGGRPTPLWHVSGAPDDRAVFAGEALGLWLWAVVWPEQSGLLMYDELVLADLRDAGPELELVPCGALSPRLLHP; encoded by the coding sequence ATGAGGGGCGAACCCAGTTGCCCGAAGTGCGGTGGCCGGGTCAGGGCTCCCGGACTATTCAGCGATTCCTGGCAGTGCGATGTGCACGGGACCGTGTATCCGCTGCAGCCCGTGATCCCGCCCAGCGTCGAAGCCCTCGGTGTCGTGGTGCAGCGGACCCAGGTGCCGGTGTGGATGCCGTGGCCGCTGCCTGTCGGCTGGCTGTTCACCGGCGTGACCTACGCCGGGGACGAGCGCAGCGGCGGCCGTGCCACCGCGGTGGCCTGTTCGGGGCCCGGGCCGCTCGGCGGCATGGGCGAACTCATCCTGGTCGCCGAGGAACTCGGCGTCGGCCTCGGTGCGCGCTACGCAGGCATCGACGGCCCGGACCCCGGCACCTATCTGGATGTGGAGAAGCCGCCCGACGCCAAGCTCCTGGCCGGCGGCCGCCCCACCCCGCTGTGGCACGTCTCCGGCGCCCCGGACGACCGGGCCGTCTTCGCCGGCGAGGCGCTCGGGCTGTGGCTGTGGGCGGTGGTGTGGCCCGAGCAGTCCGGGCTGCTGATGTACGACGAGCTGGTGCTGGCCGACCTGCGGGACGCGGGCCCCGAACTCGAACTGGTCCCGTGCGGGGCCCTGTCGCCGCGACTGCTGCATCCGTAG
- a CDS encoding PHP domain-containing protein produces the protein MRIDLHTHSSASDGTDTPAELVRNAAAAGLDVVALTDHDTTRGHAEAIAALPEGLTLVTGAELSCRVDGISMHLLAYLFDPAEPALLAERELVRDDRVPRAKAMIAKLNALGVPVTWEQVARIAGDGSVGRPHIATALVELGLVPTVSDAFTQEWLADGGRAWVAKHETDPFEAIRLVKGAGGVCVFAHPAAVKRGRTVPESRIAEMAAAGLDGIEVDHMDHDPDTRTRLRGLAGELGLLTTGSSDYHGSRKTVSLGEFTTHPDVYGEITRRATGAFPVPGAGGV, from the coding sequence GTGCGCATCGACCTGCACACCCACTCCAGCGCGTCCGACGGCACGGACACCCCGGCCGAGCTGGTGCGCAACGCCGCCGCGGCAGGTCTGGACGTCGTCGCCCTGACCGACCACGACACCACTCGAGGGCACGCCGAGGCGATCGCCGCGCTCCCCGAGGGGCTCACCCTGGTCACCGGCGCCGAACTCTCCTGCCGGGTCGACGGCATCAGCATGCATCTGCTGGCCTACCTCTTCGACCCCGCGGAGCCCGCGCTGCTCGCCGAGCGCGAGCTGGTCCGCGACGACCGGGTGCCCCGGGCCAAGGCCATGATCGCCAAGCTGAACGCGCTGGGCGTGCCGGTCACCTGGGAGCAGGTCGCACGGATCGCGGGCGACGGTTCGGTCGGGCGGCCGCACATCGCCACCGCGCTGGTCGAGCTCGGCCTCGTACCCACCGTGAGCGACGCCTTCACCCAGGAGTGGCTGGCCGACGGCGGCCGCGCCTGGGTCGCGAAGCACGAGACGGACCCCTTCGAGGCGATCCGGCTGGTCAAGGGCGCGGGCGGAGTGTGCGTCTTCGCCCACCCGGCGGCGGTCAAGCGCGGCCGTACGGTGCCGGAGTCCCGTATCGCGGAGATGGCCGCGGCCGGGCTGGACGGCATCGAGGTCGACCACATGGACCACGACCCCGACACCCGGACACGGCTGCGCGGCCTGGCCGGCGAACTGGGGCTGCTCACGACCGGCTCCAGCGACTACCACGGCAGCCGCAAGACCGTCTCGCTCGGTGAGTTCACGACGCATCCCGACGTGTACGGGGAGATCACGCGGCGGGCCACCGGGGCGTTCCCGGTGCCGGGGGCCGGCGGGGTCTGA
- a CDS encoding MarC family protein — protein MFDAAVFGSLFLTLFVIMDPPGITPIFLALTAGRPAKTQKRMAFQAVCVAGGVIAVFGVLGNQILGYLHVSVPALMIAGGLLLLLIALDLLTGKTDEPKQTKGVNVALVPLGMPLLAGPGAIVSVILAVQKAGGVAGQISVWSAILAIHVVLWLVMRYSLLIIRVIKDGGVVLVTRLAGMMLSAIAVQQIINGVTQVIRGA, from the coding sequence ATGTTCGACGCTGCCGTTTTCGGCTCCCTGTTCCTCACCCTTTTTGTCATCATGGATCCCCCCGGGATCACCCCGATCTTCCTCGCGCTGACCGCCGGACGACCTGCCAAGACGCAGAAGCGGATGGCCTTCCAGGCCGTCTGCGTGGCCGGCGGGGTCATAGCCGTCTTCGGTGTGCTCGGCAACCAGATCCTGGGCTACCTGCACGTGTCCGTCCCGGCGCTGATGATCGCCGGCGGACTGCTCCTGCTCCTGATCGCGCTCGACCTGCTCACCGGCAAGACGGACGAACCCAAGCAGACCAAGGGCGTCAACGTCGCGCTGGTCCCGCTCGGCATGCCGCTGCTCGCCGGTCCCGGCGCGATCGTGTCCGTCATCCTCGCCGTGCAGAAGGCCGGCGGCGTGGCGGGCCAGATATCGGTGTGGTCGGCGATCCTCGCCATCCACGTGGTGCTGTGGCTGGTCATGCGCTACTCGCTGCTGATCATCCGGGTCATCAAGGACGGCGGCGTGGTCCTGGTGACGCGGCTCGCGGGCATGATGCTCTCCGCGATCGCCGTGCAGCAGATCATCAACGGGGTCACGCAGGTGATCCGGGGCGCCTGA
- a CDS encoding NYN domain-containing protein, with product MNGDLGALSARIDRTNELLQRMLAEVAKTPSTHAIFVDAGYLYAAAGRLVAGTEDRRAFDLDAEGLIDALIDRARTVFADSRLLRVYWYDGARRRIHTAEQQSIAELPDVKVRLGNLNANNQQKGVDSLIRTDLESLARHRAISDAALLGGDEDLVSAVEAAQGYGARVHLWGIEAPEARNQAEPLLWEVDSQRTLDLEFFKPYVSRRTAPAYDPAQTARPTRENVRFVGAQIAAKWLAARGRESVGELLPGHPYLPGSVDQDLLVEAEGILQYSLRGQADLRRSLRDGFWEHLQAQF from the coding sequence ATGAACGGTGACCTCGGGGCGCTGAGCGCCCGCATCGACCGCACCAACGAGTTGCTGCAACGCATGCTCGCCGAGGTGGCGAAGACGCCCTCGACCCACGCGATCTTCGTGGACGCCGGGTACCTCTACGCGGCGGCGGGACGGCTGGTGGCCGGGACGGAGGACCGCCGCGCCTTCGACCTGGACGCCGAGGGGCTGATCGACGCGCTCATCGACCGGGCGCGTACGGTCTTCGCCGACAGCCGGCTGCTGCGCGTCTACTGGTACGACGGCGCCCGCCGCCGCATCCACACCGCGGAGCAGCAGTCGATCGCCGAGCTGCCGGACGTCAAGGTCCGCCTGGGCAACCTCAACGCCAACAACCAGCAGAAGGGCGTCGACTCCCTCATCCGCACGGATCTGGAGTCACTGGCCCGGCACCGCGCCATCAGCGACGCGGCGCTGCTCGGCGGCGACGAGGACCTGGTCTCGGCGGTGGAGGCCGCCCAGGGCTACGGCGCCCGGGTGCACCTGTGGGGCATCGAGGCCCCCGAGGCCCGCAACCAGGCCGAGCCGCTGCTCTGGGAGGTCGACAGCCAGCGCACCCTCGACCTGGAGTTCTTCAAGCCGTACGTCTCCCGGCGCACCGCCCCCGCCTACGACCCCGCCCAGACGGCCCGCCCGACCCGCGAGAACGTCCGCTTCGTGGGCGCGCAGATCGCCGCCAAGTGGCTTGCGGCGCGCGGCCGTGAATCCGTGGGGGAACTGCTCCCCGGCCATCCGTATCTGCCCGGTTCGGTGGACCAGGACCTGCTGGTCGAGGCCGAGGGCATCCTCCAGTACTCCCTGCGCGGCCAGGCCGATCTGCGGCGTTCGCTGCGCGACGGCTTCTGGGAGCACCTTCAGGCGCAGTTCTAG
- a CDS encoding alpha/beta fold hydrolase translates to MSRPPTFVPPPGTRAYRLRTVRGEFAVVDMAVPAGAEPRGTVLLLPGFTGSKEDFNPLHEPLAARGYRTVAVDGRGQFESDGPVDDESAYAQEELARDVLAQADALGTPVHLLGHSLGGQIARAAVLLDHSPFASLTLMASGPAQISVSQQQRVKLLRDALGVMSMAEVWEVIQATEPPEETDPGAGLDAGLADQADLRHRWLGHKPAQLLATGLQLCTEPDRVAELAARPLPFHVLSGARDDTWPVPLLDDMARQLGALRTVVEGAEHSPNCDQPLATARALTAFWDGATGAAG, encoded by the coding sequence ATGAGCAGGCCTCCTACGTTCGTCCCGCCGCCGGGGACGCGTGCCTACCGGCTGCGTACCGTGCGCGGCGAGTTCGCCGTGGTCGACATGGCCGTGCCGGCCGGTGCCGAGCCGCGGGGCACCGTGCTGCTGCTGCCGGGGTTCACCGGGAGCAAGGAGGACTTCAACCCGCTGCACGAGCCGCTCGCGGCGCGCGGGTACCGCACCGTGGCCGTGGACGGCCGCGGGCAGTTCGAGTCGGACGGACCGGTGGACGACGAGTCCGCGTACGCACAGGAAGAACTCGCGCGGGACGTCCTCGCGCAGGCGGACGCGCTCGGCACGCCGGTGCATCTGCTGGGGCACTCGCTCGGCGGGCAGATCGCCCGCGCGGCCGTGCTCCTCGACCACTCCCCCTTCGCCTCGCTCACCCTGATGGCCTCCGGCCCTGCGCAGATCTCCGTCTCCCAGCAGCAGCGGGTGAAACTGCTGCGGGACGCGCTCGGCGTGATGTCGATGGCCGAGGTGTGGGAGGTCATCCAGGCGACGGAACCGCCCGAGGAGACCGACCCCGGCGCCGGACTCGACGCGGGCCTCGCCGACCAGGCGGACCTGCGCCACCGCTGGCTGGGCCACAAGCCCGCACAACTCCTCGCAACGGGACTCCAGTTGTGCACCGAGCCGGACCGCGTCGCCGAACTCGCCGCCCGGCCGCTGCCGTTCCACGTGCTCTCCGGCGCGCGGGACGACACCTGGCCCGTGCCCCTCCTGGACGACATGGCCCGGCAACTGGGCGCCCTGCGTACGGTCGTCGAAGGGGCCGAGCACTCCCCCAACTGCGACCAGCCGCTCGCCACCGCCCGTGCCCTCACCGCCTTCTGGGACGGCGCCACCGGGGCGGCCGGCTAG